Genomic segment of Actinomycetota bacterium:
CACGGTGGCACGGCTCGCCGCCGACGAGGCCCGCCAGGTCGCCCAGAGCGAGCTGCTCGGCCGTGCGGCTGGCACCGCCTACACAGCGTGGCTCGCGGCGTTGCCCGCTGACGTCGGACCGGCGGAGATCCTCGCCGATGGCCAGCCCGGCGATGTCAGCCGCTTCGACGCCGCCACCGTCACGTGGCGGGGCGGGTCCAACGCGGTCGACAACCCCACCGTGGTCGTCGAGCGTGAGGTCGACGGGGCGTGGCAGCCGTTCGCTGACATGTCCGGCGAGGTCCAGACGATGCTGGACATGCCCAACGGCGTGCAGGGTGTCGCCGACACCTACACCGGCAGCCAGGAGTGGCGGTGGACCGCCAGCTTCGAGGCGTTCACGGGCGGGCCGAACCCGGCGCTGGGATCGACGCCTCCGGGCGAGTACCGCTTCGTGATCGACGGCGTGATCAGCGGTGGTCTCGGCGAGGGCAGGAGCACCTACCACCTCGAGTCGGACTCGTTCACGGTCTCGGTGTGGGACGGCATCCCCGCCCCGACCGTCTCCGTCGACGGTGATGTCGTCACCGTTCAGACGGAGCGGGTCCTGTACCCGAGGACCTACGAGTCCGACTTCCCCTTCGTGTCCGACGACGGGCGCGGCGGCCTGGTCGATCCCGAGACCGGCGAGGCCGTGCCCGACGATCTGCGCGTCTGCGAGACGTGCTCGTTCCGGGCGTGGGCGTTCGAGGGTGAGGTGGCGGCCGTCGATGTCACGATCCGGCGGACCGACGGCTCCGAGGAGATCGTGGGGGCGACACCGGCGGGCGACGGCAGGTGGACGGTCAGTGGGCTGCAGCTCGCCGACGGCGACGAGGTCGTCGTCGCGGCCGGGGGTGTCCGCGACCAGGACGGCAACGTCAACGGTCTCGGCTCCGACGTCGAGGTCGTGACGCTCACGCTGTCGGGTACCGACGAGGTGATCATCCGACCCGCGCTGCCCGATGCCGCCCAGGATGGTCGAACACCTGCCGGGTCCAGCCACGCGCCAGAGGCCGCGCCGGCGCGGGTGGCCGCCGCGACGGCCACGGACACGGCCGCAGCGGTGTTCGTGCTGCTGGTCCTGGCGGGAGCGGTCGTGCTGCTGGCTCGCCGCCGGGGAGCCTGACGCCACGCGCCACGGTCCACCGTCGGCAGCCCGGGGCCGCCGGCACCCCGCGCGTCCACCCCCCATCCACAGGGGCTGTGGAAACTGGGGATGGACCTGGGCGGATGACCCAGGAAGGTCACGCTGCGTAGTGCATCACCCGCGCCCAGCCACCACCACCCCCCGGAGGGCCTACCGGCGTCGTCCGTACGGCCAGCTCCTGTGGAGAGATCTGGGGACGGATGTGGATGACACCCCGCGCAGGTCGCGGACGAGGACGTGCGCGCAGTGACGAGATGCGCCCCGCTGCGGATACTGCGGCGCCGACCACGGGGCTGCTTGGTCTCCGCCGGGCGCGTCGTTGCAGTCGGTTCGGGGCCCGTGGCTATCCTGCGCGCGGCTCGGAGCCGGCCGGGTCGTAGCCGTCGTTCGGAGGTGGACGTGGGTCGTGCCCGCGAGGTCTGGGACCGCATCGTCGAGATCTGGACGAGCGCGGACACGTCCGACGTCCCCGCGCTGTACACGGCCGATGCGCTCTACCTCGAGCCGTACAACCCACCGCACAACGGCAACCTGCTCATCCAGGCGTACGTCAAGGACTACCTCGCAGGCAAGGACGACCTCGCCATCGAGGTCAAGCGCGCGTTCGAGGACGCCGAGGGGCGCGGCATCGCCATCGAGTGGATGCTGTCGTACACCGCCGGCGGGCGTCGCTGGTCCGACCTGCCGCGTGCGACCTTCATCGAGCTCAACGACGACGGCATGGTGGTCTACCACCGGGACTACTTCTGAGCCTTTCCTTTGCGACGCCGCATCCGCGTCGTCGATAGGGGCTTGGCGCGTCGCCCGCGGCCGAGAGCGCGGTCTCGGCCGCTCGGTGAGCAGGGGGACCCGCACGCCTGCTCCTGACGCTGGCGACGTCGCCCGTGGTCACTGGGCGTTCTGGGCCACGGGGCCTCTCCCGGCAACCCGCATCTGCGCGGGTTTCCTCACTGCACGCCCGCCTCAACCGGGGTTGGTGTTCTCTCTGAGCAGGTAGCGGGCGAGGGCGGCGGCAGCCACTACCGCCAGGGCGATGATGAGGGCTTCGTTCGGGGGGCGGTGGACGTCGGGGAGGCGCTGGCGTAGCGACACGGGGGAGTGGAAGTCGCGGGTGTCCCAGCCCATCGCGACGGCGGCGGCGCGCAGCTCGCGGTCGGGGTTGACCGCGACCGGGTGGCCGACCGTGTCGAGGAACGGCAGGTCGGTGATCGAGTCCGAGTACGCGTAGCACCCGGTCAGGTCGTAGCCGCGGGTCTCGGCGACCTGCGCGACGGCGTTGGCCTTGTTCCGGCCGTAGCCGTAGTACTCCAGCGTGCCGTCGTAGCGGCCCTCGGCGTCCACGCCTGCCCGGGTCGCGATGACGTCGCGGATGCCGAGGCTGCGGGCGAAGGGGATGACCACCTCCTCCCCCGAGCTCGACACGACCCAGATGTCGCGCCCCGCCGCGCGGTGCTCCTCGAACAGCTCCAGCGCCTCGCGGTACACGTACGGCGCGATGGCCTCCTCCATCGTCTCGATCACGAGCCGCCGGACGCGCTCCGCCTCCCAGCCCCGGGTGAGGTCGAGCAGCGCCCGTCGCATCTGCTCCATCTTGCTGTGGTCCGCGCCCACGAGCTGGTAGACGGCCTGCGCGTACATCCCCTTCAGCACCGTCGTGGGGGCGATGAGCCCGTCGCGGTAGAGGGTCCGGCCCATGAGCAGGGTCGAGGAGCGCGCGATGATGGTCTTGTCGAGGTCGAAGAACGCGGCCGCCGTCGCCCCGGTCCGTCCTACCCGCACCTCCTCGAGCATGGCGTCGCTGAGCCGGTCGGCGTGCTCGCGTCCGTAGCGCTCCTCGGTCTCGGCGGCGGCCTCGTCGTCGTCACGACCGAACACGGCGCGGAGACGGTCGATGACCGACCGGTCGGGTGAGGCTGGCGCTGTCTCCTCGTCCGCCTCGGAGCGAACGGGGGCAGGCTCGGGGACGCCCGGCTCGTCCGGCTCTGGGGGCTGGTCCACGCGCATCCTCGGGTGGGCTCACCGGAGGATAACGACGGCACCGTGGCCGCCATCCACAGCCGCCGCGGTCCGCGCGACCCGTACGACGCACCCGCCCCGTACGGTCGCCCCGACCGAGCGGAGCACGTGGTGGACCCATCGACCCCCTACCGGGCGAGGCTGGCTGGCCCGCACGCGGACGCGCTGGTGCGCTGGTTCGACACCGAGCTCGGGTGGTACGCGGTCCAGGACCCAGGTGAGGCGCCGTGGCTGACGGTGGCGGACGTAGCCGGCGCCATCGCGGAGCCCGGCCCGGCCGACGTGCTGCTCCTCGCGAGCGGCGACGGCGCCGTCGAGGCGGCTCGTGCGGCGGTGGCCTGCGCGGATCCGCACGTCGTGGTGTGGCCCGACGACCGTGACGCCCTGCGAGCACTGGCCCCGCAGCCGCCCGCGCCCCGCGCCGTCGATCGCATCGAGGTCGGCGGGGCGTCCGGCGGTGTGGGGACGACGACCGTCGCGGCGGCGCTCGCCGGCCTGGCCGCGTGGGGAGGACAGGCCGTTCTGCTGCTGTCGGCGCCGGGCGGGCCACTGCCGGCGGAGACACCCATTGTCGCGGCGGAGGATCTCGCCGGGGTCCACACGTGGTCGGCGGCGAACGTGGTCCCGGGCGTCGCGGGTCTGCGTTGTCTCGGCGTCGCGGGCGAGGTGGCCGGTCTCGATCCCGGCGAGGCCGCGGTCGTGATCGTCGACCGCGGCGTCCGTCACGACGTCGACGTGCTCGTCGTGCGGCGAGACCGGGCCGGGCTCGATGCGCTCGGGCGGACGACGGCCGGGGCGGTCGTCGTGCTCGATCACGGCATCGCACCGCCTGGAGCGGTGCGCGAGGCCATCGGGACACGCCGCTTCGTGGTCGTGCCGTGGTCCCGACGTGTGGCGCGTGCCGCGTGGGAGGATCGTCTCCCCGCAGCCCTGCCGGGCACGTGGCTGGACGTCCTGCGCCCCGTCCTCGGCGCGTAGACCATCTGCTCGTTCCACAGCCCGCCCCGATCCATCCTCGCATCCCCGCATCCGGGGCGTAGGGTGTCGGCGACCGAGCCGGGGGCGGCCCGGGACCGTGACACACCGCCACCCCGCCGTCGATCCGGCCAGCCAGCCCGCCGCCGATCCCGTGCTGCGCGCGGCCGTGGAACAGCGCCTGCTCGCGGACGCCGAGGTCGCGGCCGCGCCCGGTGATCGCTCGGCACTGCGCCGCGCGGTCGCACGGGCCCTCGCTGCCGAGGGGATCATCGTCGCGCCCGCACGCTGGGCGACCCTCGTGCGCGATCTGGTCGACGACCTCGGAGGCCTCGGTCCGCTCGAGACGCTCCTGCGCGATCCGGACGTCACCGACGTCCTGGTGAACGGGCCCTGCGACGTCTGGGTCGAGCGACGCGGCGTCCTCGCTCCGGCGGGCGCCGCCTTCCGCGACGAAGATCACGTCACGCACGTGCTGCAGCGGGTCCTGGGCCCACTCGGCGTGCGTCTCGACCGTGCGCATCCGTGGGCCGACGCCGTCCTCGATGGCGGCGTCCGGCTCCACGCCGTGATCCCCCCGCTGGCGCCCACCACGGCCTTGACCCTCCGCCGCGTCGCCACGCTCGTGCCCACGTGGGGCGATCTCGAAGCCGCTGGCACGGTCCAGCACGGGACCGCCGCGGTCCTCCACGAGCTGATCGAGGCGCGCCGCAACGTCGTGATCAGCGGGCCCGCCGGCGTCGGCAAGACCACGCTCCTCAGCCGCCTCGTCCGAGACGTGGGCGGCGATCGGGTGGTCATCATCGAGGACGTCGCCGAGCTGGACCCGGGTGACCGCCACGCGGTGATGCTCCGCACGACCGCGCCGACGCCTGACGGGGGCGCGGGGATCGGACTCGGTCGCCTCGTCCGCAACGCGCTGCGGATGCGCCCCGACCGCCTCGTCATCGGCGAGGTCCGGGGCGCCGAGGTCGCCGATCTGCTCCAGGCGATGAACACGGGCCACGCAGGCTCGATGACCACCGTGCACGCCAACTCCGCCGAGGACGCGCTCGTGCGCCTCGAGGGCATGGCGCTGCTGGCCGGGATCCCCGTCGAGGCAGCCCGCGCCCAGGTCGCGACCGCCGTCGATGCGGTGGTGTCGCTGGCGCGGGGACCGGACGGCACACGTCAGCTCGCCGAGATCGTCACCGTCGAGGCGGCCCGGGACAGGGCGGGGACGCGACCGCGCGCACGGAGGGTGCACCCGTGAGCGGCGCCCTCGACGAGGTCCGTGCCCGCCTCGAGGTGGGCGCTCCCGTCCCCCCGGACGCCGATCTGCACCCGCGGTTGCACCGCGCGCTCCAACTGGCGCGAGCGGTCGGGGCGCCCGCCCTACCCGCACTCGACGCGGCGGCGGCGGCGCTCGATGACGACGACCGCCGACGTCGGGCACTGCAGGTCGCCACGGCTCAAGCCCGGACCGTCGCCGTCGGTCTCGTCGTCCTGCCGCTGCTCGCGCTCCCCGTCTTCGGAGCCATGACCGGCGTGGATGTCCTGGGCTTCTACGCCTCGCCCGCTGGGCGGGTGGTCGCGGTGCTGGCCGTGGGTCTGTTCACGGCCGGAGCCGCGATCGCGGCGCTGCTGCTCCGCAGCGCCACCGCCGATCGTCCCGACCGGCTCGGCGCCGTGACGGATCTCGACGAGGTCGCGGACCTCGTCGCCACCGCCCTGAGCTCCGGCGCCCCGGCGGGCTTCGCGCTCCGAGCGACCGCACGCGTCCTCCCTCATCACGCCGCACAGCTCGAGCGGCTCGCGCTCGTGATCGAGCGGGGCGTCGCCCCGTCGCACCCGGTGTCCCCGCGAGCAGGGTTCGACCGCATCGCCGCCCTCGTCCGCACCGGCATCTCGTGGGGTGCGCCGGTCGCGCCGTCGCTGCGCCGTCTCGGCCGGGACGTCCGCGCCGAGCGTCTCGCGGCAGCTCTCGCCCGTGCGGAGGCGCTGCCCGCTCGCCTGACCTTCCCCACCGCCCTGTGTCTGCTGCCCGCGACCGTGCTGTCGATCGGCGCCCCGCTGCTCGCCTCCGGTCTCGCGGCGGCCGGCACCTGAACCGAAAGGTCCACCGTGAACCACGACCACCGCAGCCGCGCCGAGGGGGGATCGCTCGTCTCCGAGTACGGGCTGATCGTCGTCGTCGGGGCGACCATCGCCTCGCTCGTGATCAAGTGGGCATCCGGCGGCGCCATCTGGGAGCTGCTCGGGGCGTTGACCACCAAGGTCAAGGCCCTGGTCGGCGCGTGAGCATGCCGTGCGCGTCGCCGTGGCGGCGCGAGGGCGGCTCGGTCAGTCTCGAGTTCGCCCTCGCGCTCCCGGCGTTCTTCCTCATCGTGCTCGCGTTCCTGCACACCGTCGGGTTCGCCCGCGACCTCGTCGTCGTCCAGGTCGCCGCGCGCGAGGGAGCACGAGCGGCCGCGGTCTCCCGTGACGATGCGACCGTCCGTGCGGCGGTCGATGCTGCCGTCGACGGCCGGGCAGCGCGGATCTCGATCTCGCCGCGACAGCGCAGCACCGGTGACCTCGTCCGGGTCGAGGTGATCCTGCCGACGCGCCTGCCGGTCGGACCACCGACGGTCACCGGCACGGCGGTCGCCCGCGTCGAGGCGATCGTGGACGCACCGTGATGCGGCGGCGACGCACCCGCCCCGCTGAGGACGGCAGCGCCCCGCTGCTCGGCGTGGGCGGACTCGCGGCCGTGATGCTCGTCGCCGTCGCCGTGCTCGACCTCGGTGCCTACCTCACCGCCGCGGTGCGGGCACAGGCCGCTGCGGACGCGGCTGCGCTCGCCGCAGCGGCGGTCGCGCACCCGCACGGCCGCGCGCGCGGCCTCCCGATCGAGGCCGCACGTGCACTCGCGGAGGCTCACGGGGCGAGCTTGGGCTCGTGCTCGTGCGCCACCGGATCGCGGACGGTCGAGGTGTCGGTCTCGGTGGACGTACCCGCCGTGGTCGTCACCCGGTTCGCCGCCCGCCGGGTCGTGGCCACCGCATCGGCGACGCTCGTGCCGCCCGCTGCCGCGCCTGATCAGCGGGTGGGCTGGAGAGTGCGCTCGAGCGCCGCCTCGATCTCGCGGAGCGCCCGATCCTCGGTGTCCGGCGACGGACGAGCGTGGTGAGGGGCGTAACGGCGGGTCTCCTCCGAGCCCAGCAGGACGCCGACCGGTTCCTCGGGGAGGTCGGGGCGGTGCAGGCGAACCCGACGAACGTACTCGCGGGGCGTCTGCCACGCGTCGCGGTCGATGCCGTGACGACCGAGCAGCAGGGCCAACTCCTCGAACGGTGAACCCGGAGGTGGCGGTTGCAGGCGTCGTCGCCGCCACAGCCACCACCCAGCGACCAGCGCGGCGATGCCAGTCGTCATCGCGATCAGCGCAGCCGGCTCGCGGACGACCGCTCGAGCGGCGGCGGCGACGGCGTCGCGCACGGGGTCAGGCACGAGCGCCGCCACGGCCCCGGCGATCCACTTGAACGCCGAGATGAGCGGCAGGCGAGCGACGCTGGAGTTGTCGACCGCCTCAGGTACCGCCCCGGTCGGGTCGAACGGGATCCAGCCGTGCCCGGGGATGTGCACCTCGACCCAGGCGTGGGCGTTGGACATCTTCACGTCGAACACCCCGGTCAGCGGGTTGTAGCTGCCCGGCTGGAAGCCCGTGGCGAAGCGCGCCGGGACACCCGCCGCTCGGAGCAGCACCGTCATCGAGGAGGCGATGGGTTCGCACCAGCCCCGCCGCGACTCGAAGAGGAAGTGGTCGACGAGGTCCGTGTCGCCAGCCGGTGGGACCTCGTTCAGGGTGTACTCGGTGTTCGCGCCGATCCAGGCCTGGACGACCTCGGCCTTCAGGTACGGGGTCGGCTGGTCGTCGGTGAGCGTCCGCGCCAGGTCGCGGACGCGCTGCGGCAGCCCCGCTGGGAGCTGGGTGTAGCGGTCCACGAGATCGGGAGGAGCGTCGCCGTCGGCGGCGCGCAGGACGTCCGGCGGGGACGTATCGATCACCGAGACGACCGAGTACACGGTCTCCCTGCTCTGCAGCTGCCCGGTGGTGATCGTCCCGTCCTCCCAGTGGTGGACCGAGCCGCCGGAGAGGTAGACGCGGATGGGGTCGGCCGCTGCGAAGACGAGGTTGGGAGTGTCGGCCAGCAACTCGAAGGTCTGCACCACCCGGCTGCGGTCAGCGAGGCTCGCTGGCTCGGGCTCCAGCCGCACCGGCGTGCCGTACGTCGGGTCGGGCTGCTCGGAGGTGCGCGTCCACCCGGTGCCGTCGTAGAGGTCGAACACGATGCCGCGCCATAGACGCGGACGGTCGGCGCGCACCCGCATCACCGGCTCGTCGCTGAGCTGGCCGACCGTGCGCAGGTCGACGTACTCCGAGAAGCCGAAGTAGGCCGTGGGGTTGAACCCGAGCGCGCCATCGCCGGGGCCGCGCAGCCGACCGTCACCGTCGAGGCCCGGGTTGGTGACGAACGGCGAGGTCAGGCCCAGCGACGGGATCCCCTTGAACGGCAGACCTCCGAGCTGGGTCGTGTTGCTACGCGGCAGAAGCCCGAACACGAGCACGCCCACCAGGAGGGCGGGCAGCGCGGCGCGCAGCGTGCCCGCACCTGCGCCGGCGAGGCGCTGCACGAGCGGCGGGGCGTCGGCTGGTGCGACGTTCGTCGGGGCGGGTTCGGGACGGTCGCTCGGGACGAGCCGTCCGAGTCGTTCGCGGTCGCGCAGTTCGTCGGCCCGCTGGAGGGCAGCGGAACGTTGGATGAGCACCATGCTCGCGCCGGCGGCCACGGCGTACACCAGGAGCAGGATCGCGAACACCATCGAGTGAGTGCTCGTGGCGCTGAGCGCGATGAGCGTCAGCGACGAGGCGAGCGTGAAGCCCAGGTCCCGCCGGGCCGGTAGGTCGAAGCCGTGGAGCACCTGCACCCCGAGGAACAGCGCAGCCAGCGGCCCGCGGGTGTCGTCGACGCTCGCGACGTAGCGGATGTCACCGAAGAAGCGCATCAGAGCCAGCGCCGCGCCGATGGTCAGGGCGAGCTTGATGAGGGTGTTGTCCTTGCCGGCCCTCCGCTGCGACACCCATGCCCCGACGGGCAGGAGCACGAGGGCAGCAACGGCGTCCAACGGCGGTGCCGCCCCGCTGACCAGCGTGGCGAGGACCGCGATCTCGACGGCGACGAGGACGGCGACGCGCAACCCGACCGAGTCCTCAACCCGCCTGGTGCGGTTCACGCGCCGGTAGCCCTCCAGCAGCCGACCCAACTCAGCGCTCCCCGGCGTGGAACGAGAACCAGCCGCCGACGGCGGCGAGCGGCAGATCGTTGGGCACCGTGCCGAGGTCGCGGAAGGCGCCTGCCGCGGCGACGGTGATGCCCACACCTTCCGTCGCGGGAGTCAGCGTGATCGTGACCCGCGTCCGACTCGGAGGGGGATGCGCCAACGGGCGCGCCGCAGCGCCCGCGTGCGGTGGGAGGAGGGCGAGGTGGTTCCGCGCTGTGGTGCCCCAACCGACAGCGGTCCCGTCGACACCGACCTCGACGGGGTACCCCCCGCCGCGGACGTCCTCGGCGATGCCGCACACGAGTTCGGCCGCGCGGTCGAGGCTCGCGCGGTCCCAGGTCGCGGCCGCGACGTCGACGCGAACCCCTGGGAGGGCTTCGTCGGCGAACTCACGGACGACCAGGCGCGAGCGGCGGGCACTCGAGCGCCAGTGGATCGCCCGAGCCGGATCGCCGTGGCGGTACTCGCGCACGCCGAGGATCTCGGGGCCCCCACCCTCACGCGCGACCTCCTCGCCGACCTCGACCGCCCACGGGGCATCCAGCGGTGGCGTGTGCAGATCGGGGATCGCCGGCAACGCGTACGTGGCCGCTGGGACCGTCCCCGTCGCCCTCGCCTCGACGAGGCCGAAGACGTCCGAGACGATGACCTCGACCTCGCCGCCGGTCACGTGACCCCGGGGGAGTGCTGCGGTGGTGTGCAGTCGCGCCCCGCCTTCGCGCCGCTCCGCCGTTCCCACCGTGCCGGTCAGGTGATCGATGACGACCACGTGAGCAGGGGTCGCGATGTCGAGCTCGACCTCGGCCTCGCCCGCGACCCCCGCGATGACGCGCGGAGGCAGCCGACGGCGTACCCGCACGCTGCCAGCAGCACGTCGCGCGGTGACCCAGCCGAACGGCACCGTGCCGATGAGCAGCGAGGCGAGCGCGATGACGAAGCCCGCGTTCACGTTCGCGCCAGCGCCGTACAGCAGCAGCCCCAGCGCCGCGTTGAGCACGGCTCGTCGGGTGGGGCGCGTCCGTGTGCGGCGCAGCGTGACCCACCCGTCGGGTTCCGCGCCGATGGGCGGGGAGGTCCCGGTGCGTCGGGGCGGGTTGGCAGTCACCTGTCTCGACCGTCGGTCACGCTCACGGCCTGTAACAGCTGGGCGACGATCGCGCGCTTGTCGGGCTGCTCACCGCCGGGCCCGCGGCCGACCACGAGCCGGTGCGCGAGGACGGCGGGGGCGAGCGCCTTGACGTCGTCGGGCAGCACGTAGTCGCGCCCCTCGAGCGCCGCACGCGCCTGCGCGGCGTGGATCAGCTGGATCGTCGCGCGCGGACTGGCTCCGAGCTCCACCGCGGGATGCGACCGCGTGGCGTCCACGAGCCGCACGGCGTAGGCGATCACCTCGTCGGTGACGGGGACAGCACGGACCTGCTCCTGCAACTGGGCGACATCGCTGACGGTCAGCACGGGCTTCAGCGACTCCAGCGGGTGACGCAGCACCTGCGCGCGGACCACCGCCGCTTCCTCGGACGTCGTCGGGTAGCCCACGCTCGTGGCGATGGCGAAGCGGTCGAGCTGGCTCTCGGGCAACGGGTAGGTGCCGACGTGCTCGAGGGGGTTCTGCGTGGCGACGACGAAGTGCGGGTGAGGCAGCTCGTG
This window contains:
- a CDS encoding pilus assembly protein, translated to MSMPCASPWRREGGSVSLEFALALPAFFLIVLAFLHTVGFARDLVVVQVAAREGARAAAVSRDDATVRAAVDAAVDGRAARISISPRQRSTGDLVRVEVILPTRLPVGPPTVTGTAVARVEAIVDAP
- a CDS encoding HAD-IB family hydrolase — protein: MLEEVRVGRTGATAAAFFDLDKTIIARSSTLLMGRTLYRDGLIAPTTVLKGMYAQAVYQLVGADHSKMEQMRRALLDLTRGWEAERVRRLVIETMEEAIAPYVYREALELFEEHRAAGRDIWVVSSSGEEVVIPFARSLGIRDVIATRAGVDAEGRYDGTLEYYGYGRNKANAVAQVAETRGYDLTGCYAYSDSITDLPFLDTVGHPVAVNPDRELRAAAVAMGWDTRDFHSPVSLRQRLPDVHRPPNEALIIALAVVAAAALARYLLRENTNPG
- a CDS encoding nuclear transport factor 2 family protein; the encoded protein is MGRAREVWDRIVEIWTSADTSDVPALYTADALYLEPYNPPHNGNLLIQAYVKDYLAGKDDLAIEVKRAFEDAEGRGIAIEWMLSYTAGGRRWSDLPRATFIELNDDGMVVYHRDYF
- a CDS encoding DUF58 domain-containing protein; the encoded protein is MTANPPRRTGTSPPIGAEPDGWVTLRRTRTRPTRRAVLNAALGLLLYGAGANVNAGFVIALASLLIGTVPFGWVTARRAAGSVRVRRRLPPRVIAGVAGEAEVELDIATPAHVVVIDHLTGTVGTAERREGGARLHTTAALPRGHVTGGEVEVIVSDVFGLVEARATGTVPAATYALPAIPDLHTPPLDAPWAVEVGEEVAREGGGPEILGVREYRHGDPARAIHWRSSARRSRLVVREFADEALPGVRVDVAAATWDRASLDRAAELVCGIAEDVRGGGYPVEVGVDGTAVGWGTTARNHLALLPPHAGAAARPLAHPPPSRTRVTITLTPATEGVGITVAAAGAFRDLGTVPNDLPLAAVGGWFSFHAGER
- a CDS encoding type II secretion system F family protein, translating into MSGALDEVRARLEVGAPVPPDADLHPRLHRALQLARAVGAPALPALDAAAAALDDDDRRRRALQVATAQARTVAVGLVVLPLLALPVFGAMTGVDVLGFYASPAGRVVAVLAVGLFTAGAAIAALLLRSATADRPDRLGAVTDLDEVADLVATALSSGAPAGFALRATARVLPHHAAQLERLALVIERGVAPSHPVSPRAGFDRIAALVRTGISWGAPVAPSLRRLGRDVRAERLAAALARAEALPARLTFPTALCLLPATVLSIGAPLLASGLAAAGT
- a CDS encoding MoxR family ATPase; translation: MTAETLAPRGAATALRRLVDNVEQVVTGKRRVVELAIVALASGGHLLLEDVPGVGKTVLARSLARSIDGGFARVQGAPDLLPADVTGSSIYVQHLREFEFVPGPLFANVVLVDELNRTTPRTQAALLEAMEEHQVTVDGISHELPHPHFVVATQNPLEHVGTYPLPESQLDRFAIATSVGYPTTSEEAAVVRAQVLRHPLESLKPVLTVSDVAQLQEQVRAVPVTDEVIAYAVRLVDATRSHPAVELGASPRATIQLIHAAQARAALEGRDYVLPDDVKALAPAVLAHRLVVGRGPGGEQPDKRAIVAQLLQAVSVTDGRDR
- a CDS encoding DUF3488 domain-containing protein, producing the protein MGRLLEGYRRVNRTRRVEDSVGLRVAVLVAVEIAVLATLVSGAAPPLDAVAALVLLPVGAWVSQRRAGKDNTLIKLALTIGAALALMRFFGDIRYVASVDDTRGPLAALFLGVQVLHGFDLPARRDLGFTLASSLTLIALSATSTHSMVFAILLLVYAVAAGASMVLIQRSAALQRADELRDRERLGRLVPSDRPEPAPTNVAPADAPPLVQRLAGAGAGTLRAALPALLVGVLVFGLLPRSNTTQLGGLPFKGIPSLGLTSPFVTNPGLDGDGRLRGPGDGALGFNPTAYFGFSEYVDLRTVGQLSDEPVMRVRADRPRLWRGIVFDLYDGTGWTRTSEQPDPTYGTPVRLEPEPASLADRSRVVQTFELLADTPNLVFAAADPIRVYLSGGSVHHWEDGTITTGQLQSRETVYSVVSVIDTSPPDVLRAADGDAPPDLVDRYTQLPAGLPQRVRDLARTLTDDQPTPYLKAEVVQAWIGANTEYTLNEVPPAGDTDLVDHFLFESRRGWCEPIASSMTVLLRAAGVPARFATGFQPGSYNPLTGVFDVKMSNAHAWVEVHIPGHGWIPFDPTGAVPEAVDNSSVARLPLISAFKWIAGAVAALVPDPVRDAVAAAARAVVREPAALIAMTTGIAALVAGWWLWRRRRLQPPPPGSPFEELALLLGRHGIDRDAWQTPREYVRRVRLHRPDLPEEPVGVLLGSEETRRYAPHHARPSPDTEDRALREIEAALERTLQPTR
- the tadA gene encoding Flp pilus assembly complex ATPase component TadA, whose product is MTHRHPAVDPASQPAADPVLRAAVEQRLLADAEVAAAPGDRSALRRAVARALAAEGIIVAPARWATLVRDLVDDLGGLGPLETLLRDPDVTDVLVNGPCDVWVERRGVLAPAGAAFRDEDHVTHVLQRVLGPLGVRLDRAHPWADAVLDGGVRLHAVIPPLAPTTALTLRRVATLVPTWGDLEAAGTVQHGTAAVLHELIEARRNVVISGPAGVGKTTLLSRLVRDVGGDRVVIIEDVAELDPGDRHAVMLRTTAPTPDGGAGIGLGRLVRNALRMRPDRLVIGEVRGAEVADLLQAMNTGHAGSMTTVHANSAEDALVRLEGMALLAGIPVEAARAQVATAVDAVVSLARGPDGTRQLAEIVTVEAARDRAGTRPRARRVHP